A region from the Benincasa hispida cultivar B227 chromosome 10, ASM972705v1, whole genome shotgun sequence genome encodes:
- the LOC120089170 gene encoding uncharacterized protein LOC120089170, whose product MRDNSEVYKEKNPHAHLISFVEMCNTFSILVVTSEGIRLYLFPYTLQDEAKRWAHSLEQNEINYWDQLVERFMKKFFPPAVNARRQGDVLNFEHMENETLSTAWVRFRRLVKNCPHFEILDCVLMETFYNGLYRSMQVVAEASAAEGFMDKMYTEAKVILDRILQNTDDWVDNGYGGRGPERRKAESAIIPVDIMTTLAAQMATVTSLLQMMAINHGTLSQGAAQDNTLAQVAVISCAQCGEGHSVEMCPSNPQAVYSIQNNPYNNTYNPGWRNHPNFNWGGNNDQGGQRNLQNNSENRGNPPVFHQGLNQSHHQSRQSHNQPSSSNFSTNSSSLEALLKQYIEKNDAVMQSQASSIRNLEVQMGQLAAELRNRALGMMPSNSEAPGSNGKEQCQ is encoded by the coding sequence ATGCGGGACAATTCGGAGGTCTACAAGGAGAAAAACCCACATGCTCATTTGATCAGCTTCGTGGAAATGTGTAATACATTCTCCATTCTTGTCGTTACTTCGGAAGGAATTAGACTGTACCTCTTCCCATATACACTTCAAGATGAGGcgaagaggtgggctcattcattggagcaaaatgaaattaattattgggACCAGTTGGTcgagcgattcatgaagaaattcttcccgcCTGCAGTCAATGCAAGAAGACAgggggatgtgttgaattttgaacataTGGAAAACGAGACTCTCAGCACCGCatgggtgcgattcagaagattggtaaagaacTGTCCGCACTTCGAGATTCTGGATTGCGttctgatggaaaccttttacaatggcctaTACAGATCAATGCAAGTTGTTGCTGAAGCCTCCGCGGCAGAAGGATTTATGGACAAAATGTACACTGAAGCCAAGGTCATCTTAGATCGCATTTTGCAAAATACAGATGACTGGGTAGACAACGGGTATGGAGGAAGAGGCCCTGAACGAAGAAAAGCAGAAAGTGCCATTATACCTGTGGATATAATGACCACATTGGCCGCACAAATGGCCACAGTTACCTCTCTCCTCCAAATGATGGCAATTAATCATGGAACCCTTTCCCAGGGTGCAGCGCAAGACAATACGTTGGCACAAGTGGCAGTGATAAGCTGTGCACAATGCGGAGAGGGTCATTCAgtagaaatgtgcccatcaaacCCACAGGCAGTGTACTCCATTCAGAATAACCCGTACAATAACACATACAACCCGGGTTGGCGAAACCATCCCAACTTCAATTGGGGAGGGAATAATGACCAGGGAGGCCAGAGGAATTTGCAGAATAATTCTGAGAATCGAGGAAACCCTCCAGTTTTTCACCAAGGTCTGAATCAGAGTCATCACCAAAGTAGGCAATCGCACAACCAACCTTCTTCATCCAACTTCTCTACAAATTCATCATCCTTGGAAGCTCTGCTGAAgcagtatatagagaaaaatgatgcGGTTATGCAATCGCAAGCATCTTCAATAAGGAATTTGGAGGTCCAGATGGGGCAACTGGCAGCCGAGCTTCGTAATAGAGCACTGGGAATGATGCCCAGTAATTCAGAAGCCCCCGGATCTaatgggaaggagcaatgtcagtaG